The Triticum dicoccoides isolate Atlit2015 ecotype Zavitan chromosome 6A, WEW_v2.0, whole genome shotgun sequence genome has a window encoding:
- the LOC119317857 gene encoding cullin-3A-like, translating to MSGGGPPRKRNFKIEMFKHRVELDPKYAERTWKVLEHAIHEIYNHNASGLSFEELYRSAYNMVLHKYGEKLYNGLESTMTWRLKEISKSIEAAQGGLFLEELNAKWMDHNKALQMIRDILMYMDRTYVPTSHRTPVHELGLNLWRDHIIHYPMIHGRLLDTLLDLIHRERMGEVINRGLMRSITKMLMDLGPAVYQDDFEKPFLEVSASFYSGESQEFIECCDCGNYLKKAERRLNEEMERVSHYLDAGSEAKITSVVEKEMIANHMHRLVHMENSGLVNMLIDDKYEDLGRMYALFRRVPDGLSTIRDMMTSYLRETGKHLVTDPERLKDPVEFVQCLLNEKDKHDKIINVAFGNDKTFQNALNSSFEFFINLNNRSPEFISLYVDDKLRKGLKGATEEDVEGILDKVMMLFRYLQEKDVFEKYYKQHLAKRLLSGKTVSDDAERSMIVKLKTECGYQFTSKLEGMFTDMKTSQDTMQDFYAKKSEELGDGPTLDVHILTTGSWPTQPSPPCSLPPEILAVCEKFRGYYLGTHSGRRLTWQTNMGTADIKATFGKSQKHELNVSTYQMCVLMLFNTSDGLSYKDIEQATEIPSTDLKRCLQSLACVKGKNVLRKEPMSKDISEDDTFYFNDKFTSKLVKVKIGTVVAAKESEPEKQETRQRVEEDRKPQIEAAIVRIMKSRRVLDHNSIVSEVTKQLQARFLPNPVIIKKRIESLIEREFLERDKADRKLYRYLA from the coding sequence GAGTGCTTACAACATGGTGCTTCACAAGTATGGCGAGAAGCTCTATAATGGCCTTGAGAGCACTATGACATGGCGATTGAAGGAAATATCAAAATCAATAGAGGCTGCACAGGGTGGTTTGTTTTTGGAAGAGCTGAATGCGAAGTGGATGGATCACAACAAGGCATTGCAGATGATCCGGGATATTCTAATGTACATGGATCGGACTTATGTCCCAACATCCCATAGGACACCTGTTCATGAGCTTGGTCTGAATTTGTGGAGGGATCATATAATTCACTACCCAATGATCCATGGTCGGCTGCTTGACACCCTTCTAGATCTTATTCACAGAGAAAGAATGGGTGAAGTGATCAATAGAGGCCTGATGAGGAGCATTACAAAGATGTTAATGGATCTTGGTCCTGCTGTGTACCAAGATGATTTTGAGAAACCATTTTTGGAAGTTTCCGCTAGCTTCTACAGTGGGGAATCTCAAGAGTTCATCGAGTGTTGTGATTGTGGTAACTACCTTAAGAAGGCTGAGAGGCGGCTCAATGAGGAAATGGAGCGTGTCTCACACTACTTGGATGCTGGCAGTGAGGCAAAGATAACTAGCGTGGTGGAGAAAGAGATGATAGCCAATCACATGCATAGATTGGTCCACATGGAAAACTCTGGCCTTGTTAACATGCTTATAGATGACAAATATGAAGATTTGGGTAGGATGTACGCCTTATTCCGAAGGGTTCCTGATGGTCTATCAACAATCAGAGATATGATGACTTCATACCTGAGGGAAACAGGGAAGCACTTGGTGACAGATCCGGAGAGATTGAAAGACCCAGTGGAATTTGTTCAGTGCTTGTTAAATGAGAAGGATAAGCATGATAAGATCATCAATGTTGCTTTTGGCAATGATAAAACCTTCCAAAATGCTCTGAATTCATCctttgagttcttcatcaacttaaACAACAGGTCACCTGAATTCATATCACTGTATGTTGATGACAAACTCCGGAAAGGACTGAAAGGGGCAACAGAAGAGGATGTGGAGGGTATACTGGACAAAGTCATGATGCTGTTTCGGTACCTTCAGGAGAAGGATGTGTTTGAGAAGTACTATAAGCAGCATTTGGCAAAAAGGCTTCTGTCTGGCAAAACTGTTTCTGATGATGCTGAGAGGAGTATGATAGTCAAACTCAAGACGGAATGTGGGTACCAGTTCACCTCCAAATTAGAGGGCATGTTCACTGACATGAAGACATCTCAGGACACCATGCAGGATTTCTATGCCAAGAAATCCGAAGAACTTGGTGATGGCCCTACACTTGATGTCCACATCCTCACAACTGGCTCTTGGCCAACACAACCCAGCCCTCCCTGCAGCCTTCCACCTGAAATCCTTGCAGTATGTGAGAAATTCCGTGGATATTATCTTGGAACTCACAGTGGGCGGaggttaacatggcaaacaaatatGGGAACAGCTGATATAAAGGCCACGTTTGGGAAAAGCCAGAAGCATGAGCTGAATGTATCCACTTACCAGATGTGTGTTCTGATGTTGTTTAACACCTCTGATGGACTTAGCTACAAAGACATCGAGCAAGCTACTGAGATACCTTCCACAGACCTAAAGAGATGTCTCCAGTCTCTTGCTTGTGTCAAGGGGAAGAATGTTCTCCGTAAAGAGCCCATGAGCAAGGACATATCAGAGGATGACACATTCTACTTCAATGACAAGTTCACAAGCAAGCTTGTTAAGGTGAAGATCGGGACCGTGGTGGCAGCAAAGGAATCTGAGCCAGAGAAGCAGGAGACCCGCCAGCGAGTTGAGGAGGACAGGAAACCTCAGATTGAGGCTGCCATCGTCAGGATCATGAAATCTAGGAGGGTCTTGGATCATAACAGTATTGTATCTGAGGTTACCAAGCAATTGCAAGCACGGTTCTTGCCGAACCCTGTTATCATAAAGAAACGCATAGAATCTCTGATCGAGCGCGAATTCTTAGAGAGGGACAAAGCAGATAGAAAATTATACCGCTATCTTGCATAA